One part of the Enterococcus sp. DIV1094 genome encodes these proteins:
- a CDS encoding glycosyltransferase family 2 protein: MCEISIIVPVYKVEKYLKKCVDSIIAQTFTDIEIILVDDGSPDDSGKICDEYAAQDKRIKVIHKKNGGLSSARNAGIEIAKGKYLGFIDSDDYIAEDMFEILYNQLLDYDADIATIGMIDVYENKETKVNHLKLVEVLDQKDAIQAVLDSTDVYAYAVNKLYKKELFDTVRYPVGKIVEDAFIIIDLLLQCNKVVTNTEQKYYYYRRNDSITGLSFSTKNFDVIEAWEKNGELVKKAYPELSDSIHRRICWAYFDVLDKIAISEKSESKEVRKPIVKFLKSNFTFVMKNPIFTKSRKLSMLALMISNLCYDTLAKIKYNYVTKKNG; the protein is encoded by the coding sequence ATGTGTGAAATCAGTATAATCGTTCCTGTATATAAAGTAGAGAAATATCTGAAAAAATGTGTCGATTCTATTATTGCTCAAACATTTACTGATATTGAAATCATTTTAGTCGATGATGGTTCTCCAGATGATAGTGGGAAAATATGTGATGAATATGCAGCTCAAGATAAACGAATAAAGGTCATCCATAAAAAAAATGGCGGGTTAAGCAGCGCACGTAATGCAGGTATTGAGATTGCCAAAGGGAAATATTTAGGCTTTATTGATAGTGATGATTATATTGCTGAAGATATGTTTGAAATATTATATAATCAGTTATTAGATTATGATGCTGATATAGCTACCATAGGTATGATCGATGTGTATGAGAACAAAGAAACAAAGGTCAATCATTTAAAATTAGTTGAAGTTCTAGATCAAAAAGATGCGATACAAGCTGTTCTAGACAGTACCGATGTGTATGCATATGCGGTCAATAAACTTTATAAAAAAGAACTTTTTGATACCGTTCGTTATCCTGTTGGCAAAATCGTAGAAGATGCCTTCATTATCATTGATCTATTACTTCAATGTAATAAGGTAGTCACGAATACTGAGCAAAAATATTATTATTATCGAAGAAATGATAGTATTACTGGATTATCTTTTTCAACTAAAAATTTTGACGTCATTGAAGCATGGGAAAAAAATGGTGAGTTAGTGAAGAAAGCTTATCCAGAACTATCAGATTCCATCCATCGCAGGATTTGTTGGGCGTATTTTGATGTTTTAGATAAGATAGCAATCAGTGAGAAGAGTGAATCGAAAGAAGTCAGAAAACCTATAGTGAAGTTTCTAAAGTCAAATTTCACCTTTGTAATGAAAAATCCAATATTCACAAAAAGTCGAAAACTATCGATGCTTGCATTAATGATAAGTAATTTATGTTATGATACATTAGCTAAGATAAAGTATAATTATGTAACAAAGAAAAATGGTTGA
- a CDS encoding O-antigen ligase family protein, with protein sequence METKRDDYLQKGKNIFIVGLLVMLISRAVGAYSLLPSTIDSVLFSILAIFGSIVLLADFITRVLKKNRWTYDILLLLFIVIMCISSLINMKYGLFGNIKFIVWQALYFFVVYDNGISRDRNKTDQLLSIVSGTLIVIWTSLVIVSLGMFLTQYNYSVQLTRVNPLRIGMLEGRLFGVFSDPNYGSVMCVVTIFLSLYYIFSKKYSNKWLLTGIYFSIFLNISYIILSGSRNGLITLLATTFVFVFFSMYQYQLNKKMNLLLNIFLSILSGVAVMALVFGAAQLIKIGWSYFPQFFEKKQTGTAPGRVNLTRPDVAESTDVSNLRFTIWKSAVEIFQSSWLFGTSPKNMIAYAQDVLPNTYIAQRNFSVHNAYLNTLASTGILGGLTFVAFIVSKAVRVIGFLFKPITNLLNTRMIYCICGVFALAFSGFFHNEMILVNISGAFLFWFLLGEVIGKLKESDGMNQ encoded by the coding sequence ATGGAAACAAAAAGAGATGATTATCTTCAAAAAGGTAAAAATATTTTTATAGTAGGATTATTGGTCATGCTCATCAGTAGAGCAGTAGGTGCGTACAGTTTACTCCCTTCTACAATTGATAGTGTATTGTTTTCTATATTAGCGATATTTGGTTCAATTGTATTACTAGCGGATTTTATTACGAGAGTATTGAAAAAAAATCGTTGGACGTATGATATATTACTACTTTTATTTATCGTGATCATGTGTATTTCGAGTTTGATAAATATGAAGTATGGTTTATTTGGTAATATCAAGTTTATTGTATGGCAAGCGTTGTATTTCTTTGTTGTATATGATAATGGCATCAGTCGTGATAGAAATAAGACCGATCAATTATTATCGATCGTCAGTGGGACTTTGATCGTGATTTGGACAAGCTTAGTGATCGTTTCATTAGGGATGTTCTTGACTCAGTATAACTATTCAGTTCAATTAACCAGAGTCAATCCACTGAGAATAGGTATGTTGGAAGGCAGATTGTTTGGTGTATTCTCTGATCCAAACTATGGTTCAGTTATGTGTGTCGTAACGATTTTTCTTAGCTTGTATTATATCTTTAGTAAGAAATATTCAAACAAATGGTTACTGACTGGTATCTATTTTTCAATCTTCTTAAATATCAGTTATATCATTTTATCAGGCTCTAGAAATGGTTTGATCACGCTATTAGCGACGACCTTTGTTTTTGTTTTCTTTTCGATGTATCAATATCAATTAAATAAAAAAATGAATCTTCTTTTAAATATTTTTCTTTCGATTTTAAGTGGTGTAGCTGTTATGGCTCTTGTTTTTGGCGCAGCTCAGTTGATCAAAATCGGTTGGTCATATTTCCCGCAATTTTTTGAGAAAAAACAAACTGGAACTGCACCAGGTAGAGTCAACTTGACGAGACCAGACGTGGCCGAAAGCACAGATGTATCTAATTTACGTTTCACCATTTGGAAAAGTGCGGTAGAGATTTTCCAATCAAGTTGGTTATTTGGTACTTCTCCTAAAAATATGATTGCTTACGCACAAGATGTTTTGCCAAATACGTATATTGCGCAACGTAATTTTTCTGTACACAATGCATATTTGAACACGTTAGCATCAACTGGGATACTAGGCGGTCTAACATTCGTCGCTTTTATTGTGAGTAAAGCAGTTCGTGTGATCGGCTTCTTATTCAAGCCAATCACTAATTTGTTGAATACACGAATGATTTATTGTATTTGTGGTGTATTCGCATTAGCATTTTCTGGATTCTTCCATAATGAAATGATTCTTGTTAATATTTCTGGCGCGTTCTTATTCTGGTTTTTACTTGGTGAAGTTATCGGCAAGCTAAAAGAAAGCGATGGAATGAATCAATAA
- a CDS encoding glycosyltransferase family 2 protein, translating into MIEPKFSIIVPVYNAQSTIKKTIETLQTLDYDDYEVIIVNDGSTDETETMILTLTEENPIFQLITTENNGPGIARNIGIEQAKGTYILLFDADDEPSRSILKNYDQLLTDHPEADLIVSSFLFRTMDNEKVVSEKVNQVSEAIYRNHETFIKDMYHLMNQQLMYVVWNKCYRRDIVMGQNIRFKNYRSCEDRIFNLDYYRHCQYVVMNPTVAYTYEFVGGQGITNKYYPNKFQTFKEFYLLANTVTNSINKPGMAALLLKGTTSVIFSIYGNSDQTSKEKTSEAKRVLADPVIVEAKNIALTDSTAKKVTKLLYNLPAPIFLSAVRLGSFVEERMPGLMAFLKRSY; encoded by the coding sequence ATGATAGAACCAAAATTTAGCATTATTGTGCCGGTCTATAATGCGCAATCCACGATAAAGAAAACGATTGAAACATTACAAACGTTGGACTACGATGATTACGAAGTGATCATCGTCAATGATGGCTCAACCGATGAAACTGAAACAATGATTCTGACATTGACTGAAGAAAATCCGATCTTTCAGTTGATCACCACGGAGAATAATGGCCCTGGTATTGCGAGAAATATTGGAATCGAACAAGCAAAAGGAACGTATATTTTATTATTTGACGCAGATGATGAACCGAGCCGCTCGATTTTAAAAAATTACGATCAGTTACTGACTGATCATCCAGAAGCAGATTTGATCGTCAGCTCGTTTCTTTTTCGAACGATGGATAATGAAAAAGTCGTATCCGAAAAAGTGAATCAAGTATCCGAAGCCATTTACCGAAACCATGAAACATTTATTAAAGACATGTATCATTTGATGAATCAGCAACTCATGTATGTTGTATGGAACAAATGCTATCGCAGAGATATTGTAATGGGACAAAATATTCGATTTAAAAATTATCGTAGCTGTGAGGATCGTATTTTTAATTTGGACTACTATCGACATTGTCAATATGTGGTCATGAATCCAACCGTTGCATATACCTATGAGTTTGTTGGAGGGCAAGGCATTACTAATAAGTATTACCCTAATAAATTCCAAACCTTCAAAGAATTTTATCTGTTAGCAAACACCGTCACAAATTCGATAAACAAACCCGGAATGGCTGCACTTTTATTAAAAGGAACTACCTCAGTGATTTTTTCCATTTACGGAAATTCTGATCAAACTTCTAAAGAAAAGACTAGTGAAGCCAAAAGGGTTTTGGCAGATCCAGTGATCGTAGAAGCTAAAAATATCGCACTGACAGATTCTACAGCCAAAAAAGTCACAAAACTTCTGTACAACTTACCTGCGCCGATATTTTTATCCGCTGTTCGTTTAGGTAGTTTTGTAGAGGAAAGAATGCCAGGATTGATGGCTTTCTTAAAACGATCGTATTAA
- a CDS encoding DUF5776 domain-containing protein, whose product MVKKNTRMLPRRISIKKILSGTLLCTMLLNGFAPGMSANEIQFSKAKTGKDISAVQQSDTTTEETTGSTSSSSIEDLEESTTTSETVSESSATTDETSDSVEASSTTADSETSSSTTESSSTDQPTTESTDDSTEQQSTEDVEVGKQGTNHKKGTYAMQSGGISLRAASVIDKVYANNPNLPGKHFIDVASWNGNISVAEYQKIKSYGVTSVSVKLTEGTSYTNPYAASQINNAKAAGLTVSAYHYSLYTSTQTAQAEANYFADAATRLGLNKNTIMFNDAEDPTLINNGRDAHNNSLAFNRQLQAKGFSNAALYVGKYWITNGYINTSAFGKDRVWVAQYPYSPDKSMQWNNDHGAWQWSSNMHFPGLANYENRPFDISMSYSTFFSAPNPGPDLSKYYTTNPGRVIVKQDDNFYNDVNFTDPGLRVKKNTLVTVKSIQTTASGIPRLYTDKGYLTANKSYVVAAQSNIDSYFTTNPKKVRLKADDYYYADTEFKQRLNKVAKGTVVQVEDLAYTQSGIFRLKTKNGYLTANKSIVEQFLEVSDLYYTTNPGQIITLKNDQYYKDVAFTSAGESVPAGTVIKVTGIEKTKSGIPRLKTNKGYFTANKDYVIAAVSNINNYYTKRPTQVVLKANDAYYRDPEFLHKGASVNKGTLVNVTGVEYRENAVPRLITSKGYLTANKNYVQEVPSNINNYYYSNINQVVMKKNDSYYKDVAFSQKGDPVLKDEVIQVQDVVFTSSGIPRLKTAKGYVTANKSYVTTLVSNSDNYFLENPRKIIMLREDRYYSDLAFNNPGATIPKGRIIDVSGIEFTANGVPRLRTANGYITANKTYVTAAANSNNNYFVTNPGRVQLLTDDCYYKDLNFTQKGSAIKKGTILTIQGIEYTASGMPRLKTANGYVTANQAYVKKVN is encoded by the coding sequence ATGGTAAAGAAAAATACAAGAATGTTGCCCAGAAGAATCAGCATTAAAAAAATCTTATCCGGAACACTTTTGTGCACGATGCTATTGAATGGTTTTGCTCCCGGTATGTCTGCGAATGAAATTCAGTTTTCAAAGGCTAAAACGGGTAAAGATATATCAGCTGTACAACAAAGTGATACTACTACGGAAGAGACAACAGGTAGTACTTCGAGTAGTTCAATTGAGGATTTAGAGGAAAGTACAACCACTTCAGAGACAGTATCAGAAAGTTCGGCAACGACAGATGAAACAAGTGATTCTGTAGAGGCTAGTTCTACTACTGCCGACAGTGAAACCAGTTCTTCAACAACTGAGAGCAGCTCGACAGATCAACCGACGACAGAATCAACTGATGATAGTACAGAGCAACAGTCCACTGAAGATGTCGAAGTGGGGAAACAAGGAACAAACCATAAAAAAGGCACGTATGCCATGCAATCTGGTGGAATCTCTCTGCGTGCCGCATCAGTGATCGATAAAGTCTATGCGAACAATCCTAATCTTCCAGGCAAACATTTTATTGATGTGGCTAGTTGGAATGGGAATATCTCCGTAGCGGAATACCAAAAAATAAAAAGTTATGGTGTGACTTCAGTATCGGTGAAATTAACGGAAGGGACCTCTTATACGAATCCTTACGCTGCTAGTCAAATCAACAACGCAAAAGCTGCTGGATTAACAGTCTCTGCTTACCATTACAGCTTGTATACATCAACTCAAACTGCACAAGCCGAAGCAAATTATTTTGCTGACGCTGCCACTCGGCTGGGACTTAATAAAAATACGATCATGTTCAACGATGCAGAAGATCCTACATTGATCAACAATGGGAGAGATGCCCATAACAATTCGTTAGCATTTAACAGACAACTACAGGCAAAAGGTTTTTCAAATGCAGCTTTATATGTAGGAAAATACTGGATCACTAACGGCTATATCAACACTTCGGCGTTTGGGAAAGATCGTGTATGGGTCGCGCAATATCCTTATTCTCCAGATAAATCGATGCAATGGAACAATGACCATGGGGCATGGCAATGGTCCTCTAATATGCATTTCCCAGGACTTGCTAATTATGAAAACAGACCATTTGATATCTCCATGAGTTACAGTACGTTTTTCAGTGCGCCAAATCCTGGTCCTGATTTGAGCAAATACTACACGACTAATCCTGGTAGAGTCATTGTCAAACAAGATGATAACTTTTACAATGATGTGAATTTTACTGATCCAGGCCTTAGAGTCAAAAAAAATACGCTAGTGACTGTTAAGAGTATTCAGACAACTGCTAGTGGTATTCCTCGCTTATATACAGATAAAGGGTATTTGACGGCGAATAAATCATATGTTGTTGCGGCTCAAAGCAATATTGATTCTTATTTTACAACGAATCCTAAAAAAGTTCGTTTAAAAGCGGATGATTACTATTATGCAGATACAGAGTTCAAACAACGCTTGAATAAAGTGGCAAAAGGGACGGTCGTACAAGTAGAAGACTTAGCGTATACGCAAAGTGGCATTTTCCGTCTTAAAACCAAGAACGGCTATTTAACAGCTAATAAAAGTATAGTTGAGCAATTCTTAGAAGTGTCTGATTTGTATTATACAACGAATCCTGGACAAATCATCACTTTAAAAAATGATCAATATTATAAAGATGTTGCATTTACTTCAGCAGGTGAATCTGTTCCAGCCGGCACAGTTATAAAAGTTACAGGTATCGAAAAAACGAAGAGTGGTATCCCGCGACTTAAAACTAATAAAGGCTATTTTACTGCGAATAAAGACTACGTGATCGCTGCAGTATCAAACATCAATAATTACTACACGAAACGACCTACACAGGTTGTTTTAAAAGCGAATGACGCTTATTATCGTGATCCTGAGTTCTTGCATAAAGGGGCTTCAGTCAATAAAGGAACATTAGTCAATGTAACTGGTGTCGAATATCGTGAAAATGCTGTTCCACGCTTGATCACATCAAAAGGCTATCTAACGGCAAATAAAAATTATGTCCAAGAAGTACCAAGTAACATCAATAATTATTACTACAGTAATATCAATCAAGTAGTTATGAAGAAGAACGATAGCTACTATAAAGATGTTGCATTTAGCCAAAAAGGCGACCCTGTCTTAAAAGATGAAGTCATCCAAGTACAAGATGTCGTCTTTACTAGCAGTGGCATTCCACGTTTAAAAACAGCGAAAGGTTATGTGACAGCAAATAAATCTTACGTCACTACCTTAGTTTCTAATAGCGATAATTATTTCTTGGAAAATCCAAGAAAAATCATCATGTTAAGAGAAGATCGCTATTATTCTGATCTTGCTTTTAACAATCCTGGGGCGACTATTCCAAAAGGCAGAATCATCGATGTATCAGGCATCGAATTTACAGCGAATGGTGTTCCTCGATTAAGAACAGCAAACGGCTATATCACAGCAAATAAAACGTATGTGACAGCTGCTGCAAACAGTAACAATAATTACTTTGTAACGAACCCTGGTCGCGTACAACTTTTGACAGATGATTGTTACTATAAAGATCTGAACTTCACTCAAAAAGGAAGCGCCATAAAAAAAGGGACGATTTTAACGATCCAAGGCATCGAATATACTGCGTCAGGTATGCCAAGGTTGAAAACAGCTAATGGGTACGTGACAGCAAATCAAGCATATGTAAAAAAAGTAAACTAA
- a CDS encoding NAD-dependent epimerase/dehydratase family protein, whose amino-acid sequence MALNTNPLYIKDLQKVIDHVEAIKDLNGKSLLMIGASGMVGSFLVDTIMLANERLGIEIKVYAMGRNRKKLEERFEKYQSSDNFEIVEGDVTEPLDPSIKADYIIHGASNTHPRAYATDPIGTIMTNLAGTEQVLKHAVATNATRTLFLSTVEIYGENRGDVDKFKEDYCGYIDCNTLRAGYPEGKRVSESLCQAYIAKHDLDIVIPRLCRTFGPTMLLSDSKASSQFILNAAREEDIVLKSEGKQYFSYIYVGDAVSAILHLMIHGKSGEAYNVSEEAFDLQLRDLAGKLAEINNKKVIFELPDETESKGFSKASTAILDNQKLKANGWDSVFTLEESLAHTVQLVKDEV is encoded by the coding sequence ATGGCTTTAAATACAAATCCGCTATATATAAAAGATTTGCAAAAAGTGATCGACCACGTCGAGGCGATCAAAGACTTAAATGGGAAATCACTTTTGATGATTGGCGCCTCTGGAATGGTAGGATCGTTTCTAGTCGATACGATCATGTTAGCAAATGAACGGTTAGGCATTGAGATCAAAGTATATGCGATGGGACGAAATCGCAAAAAACTAGAAGAACGATTTGAAAAGTACCAATCAAGTGATAACTTTGAGATCGTAGAAGGAGATGTTACTGAGCCTTTAGATCCTTCTATCAAAGCCGACTATATCATCCATGGAGCTAGTAACACACATCCAAGGGCTTATGCAACCGATCCAATCGGAACGATCATGACGAATTTGGCTGGTACGGAACAAGTCTTAAAACATGCAGTAGCTACGAATGCTACAAGAACGCTATTTTTATCGACCGTAGAAATATATGGTGAAAATAGAGGCGATGTAGATAAATTTAAGGAAGACTACTGTGGTTATATCGATTGTAATACGCTAAGAGCTGGTTATCCTGAAGGTAAGAGAGTCAGTGAATCATTATGCCAAGCGTATATCGCAAAACATGACTTAGATATTGTCATCCCAAGACTATGTCGTACATTTGGACCTACGATGCTGTTATCTGATTCTAAAGCTTCTTCACAATTTATTTTGAATGCAGCTCGAGAAGAAGATATTGTTTTAAAAAGCGAAGGCAAACAGTATTTTTCTTACATTTATGTAGGGGATGCAGTATCTGCTATTCTTCATTTGATGATCCACGGGAAAAGCGGAGAAGCGTATAATGTGTCAGAAGAGGCTTTTGACCTACAATTAAGAGATCTTGCTGGAAAACTGGCAGAAATAAACAATAAAAAAGTTATCTTTGAACTACCTGATGAAACTGAAAGCAAAGGTTTCTCAAAAGCAAGTACAGCAATATTAGACAATCAAAAATTAAAAGCAAATGGTTGGGATTCAGTATTTACACTTGAAGAATCGCTAGCGCACACAGTACAGTTAGTTAAGGATGAAGTTTGA
- a CDS encoding sugar transferase: MNKNGEWNAARRIFIIMMDVLVYNAAVYISFLLKFQGEIPMRNFETFQHSAIFISIIFIALNILLGAYVFYNRMISDIIFVTVIGQVLISFGVMIVTFAGRWFAFPRAVILLSFVVGTILLSLYRILIYKLYLRVSRDKKVVIVGLEKDVAPAIQNFQSKKNNKHKVEAVVIDNYYENIKKMIDEIDIVYLSSHIEENEKIKIYQLITKKEKKLFLNTTFENLTMINPNIMNFEDESIIEASGFRIQPEYELFKRLFDIVVSLILLILASPFMLLTAVLVKVTSPGPVIYKQVRITKNQKEFSIYKFRSMAATAEAKSGPVLAKSNDARVTPVGKFIRAVRFDELPQIFNVLKGDMSIVGPRPERPFFVDQFNAENPYYYLRHNVRAGITGYAQVYGKYVSDYNSKLRFDLLYIKKYSLMMDLKILLQTIKILFDKMSSQGLEEDENANSLAEIDFPKERIYQ; encoded by the coding sequence ATGAATAAAAATGGAGAATGGAATGCTGCCCGTCGGATATTTATTATCATGATGGATGTCTTGGTATACAATGCAGCAGTGTATATAAGTTTCTTATTGAAATTTCAAGGAGAAATCCCAATGCGGAATTTTGAGACCTTTCAACATTCTGCAATATTTATTTCCATTATTTTTATCGCGTTGAATATTTTGTTAGGGGCGTATGTCTTTTATAATCGAATGATCAGTGACATTATATTTGTGACCGTGATCGGACAAGTATTGATATCATTCGGTGTAATGATCGTGACATTTGCTGGTCGCTGGTTTGCTTTTCCACGGGCAGTCATCTTGCTATCCTTTGTAGTAGGGACGATATTACTGAGTCTGTATCGCATTTTGATCTACAAATTATATTTACGAGTAAGTAGAGATAAAAAAGTAGTGATCGTAGGCCTTGAAAAAGATGTCGCTCCAGCGATCCAAAACTTTCAATCTAAAAAGAACAACAAACATAAAGTCGAAGCTGTGGTCATCGATAATTATTATGAGAATATCAAAAAGATGATCGATGAGATCGATATCGTGTATCTATCTTCCCATATCGAAGAAAATGAAAAAATCAAGATTTATCAATTGATCACAAAAAAAGAAAAGAAACTATTCTTGAATACGACGTTTGAGAATCTAACGATGATCAACCCGAACATCATGAACTTTGAAGATGAAAGCATCATTGAAGCTTCAGGATTTAGGATCCAACCTGAATATGAATTATTCAAACGCTTATTCGACATCGTCGTTTCGCTTATTTTATTGATCCTTGCATCACCATTTATGTTGCTCACAGCAGTCCTAGTCAAAGTGACTTCGCCAGGACCAGTGATCTATAAACAAGTCCGTATCACTAAGAACCAAAAAGAATTTTCTATTTACAAATTCCGCTCGATGGCAGCGACAGCAGAAGCTAAATCTGGACCTGTCTTAGCTAAAAGCAACGACGCACGGGTGACACCTGTAGGTAAATTTATTCGTGCTGTGCGTTTTGATGAATTGCCACAGATTTTCAATGTTTTAAAAGGGGATATGTCTATCGTGGGACCACGTCCAGAAAGACCTTTTTTCGTGGATCAATTCAATGCAGAAAATCCTTATTACTATTTGAGACATAATGTCCGAGCAGGTATTACCGGATATGCGCAAGTGTATGGTAAATATGTTTCCGACTACAATAGCAAATTGCGTTTCGATTTGTTATATATCAAAAAATATTCATTGATGATGGATTTAAAGATCCTATTGCAAACGATCAAGATCCTTTTTGATAAAATGTCTTCTCAAGGATTAGAAGAAGATGAAAATGCTAACTCATTAGCGGAAATCGATTTTCCAAAAGAACGAATTTATCAGTGA
- a CDS encoding IspD/TarI family cytidylyltransferase — protein sequence MITAVIIAGGVGKRMGQDIPKQFINIEGKPIIIYTLESFQHHPQIDRILVVCKSGWEETMWAYIKEFNISKVQWVITGGSKGQESINNGVQFLKDYSEDDDTIIIHDGIRPLVDELVLSDVIVKCKEFGNGVTSLPYNEQIFIKKTEETTEQYVDRNTLRRVSTPQAYQYGKLLAAYDRAVKEDIGMTDSSYTNTMMVDLGETLYFAAGSDKNIKLTTREDLDLFKAYLKMKD from the coding sequence ATGATTACAGCTGTTATTATCGCCGGTGGAGTGGGCAAAAGAATGGGACAAGATATCCCAAAACAATTTATCAATATTGAAGGAAAACCGATTATTATCTATACCTTGGAATCATTCCAACACCATCCACAAATTGATCGAATATTAGTGGTTTGTAAATCAGGTTGGGAAGAAACAATGTGGGCGTACATCAAAGAATTCAATATCAGCAAAGTTCAGTGGGTGATCACTGGTGGTTCTAAAGGGCAAGAATCGATCAATAATGGCGTACAATTCTTGAAAGATTATTCTGAAGATGACGATACGATCATCATTCATGACGGTATCCGCCCATTAGTAGATGAACTTGTTTTATCTGATGTCATCGTAAAATGTAAAGAGTTTGGAAATGGTGTAACTTCACTTCCATATAACGAACAAATTTTTATCAAAAAAACAGAAGAAACAACAGAACAATATGTGGACCGCAATACGTTACGACGTGTGTCAACACCGCAAGCCTACCAGTACGGTAAATTGCTAGCTGCATACGATCGAGCAGTAAAAGAAGATATTGGTATGACTGATTCTTCTTATACAAATACCATGATGGTAGATCTAGGAGAAACACTTTATTTTGCTGCTGGTTCAGATAAAAACATCAAGTTGACAACCAGAGAAGATTTAGATTTGTTCAAAGCATATTTAAAGATGAAAGACTAG
- a CDS encoding LicD family protein — translation MYSNDVELKNVQKVVLEISKYFVEFCNEHGLVCYFCGGGCIGSIRHQGFIPWDDDLDFFMPRQDYEKLKILWEKYANKDRYPLLFATLEYNDHNSFMTIRDIETTFVKTYQEDLDIPHGIPIDIFPLDGAPESGYKRKIQKIWALIYALFCSQVVPEKHGGLLATGSRVLLNIFSSKKARYKIWRFAEKQMSKYPFGSTQYVTELCVGPKYMGNIYELADFKSAIFVPFEDTEMPIPVGYDRYLKQVFGEYMELPPKEDQQPHHEAVVLDTKTSYKKRHNKNEEK, via the coding sequence ATGTATAGTAATGATGTAGAACTAAAAAATGTGCAAAAAGTCGTACTTGAAATATCAAAATATTTTGTTGAATTTTGTAATGAGCATGGTCTTGTATGTTATTTTTGTGGCGGTGGATGTATTGGTTCGATTCGTCATCAAGGATTCATACCTTGGGACGACGATTTAGATTTTTTCATGCCGAGGCAAGACTATGAGAAATTGAAGATCCTATGGGAGAAATATGCAAATAAGGATCGTTATCCATTGTTGTTTGCTACTTTAGAATACAATGATCATAATTCATTTATGACTATTCGTGATATAGAAACAACATTTGTAAAAACGTATCAAGAAGATCTGGATATCCCACATGGTATCCCCATCGATATATTTCCATTAGATGGCGCTCCAGAAAGTGGGTATAAACGAAAAATCCAAAAAATATGGGCATTGATCTATGCTTTATTTTGCTCGCAAGTAGTACCAGAAAAACACGGCGGACTTTTAGCTACTGGAAGTAGAGTCCTTCTAAATATCTTTAGCTCCAAAAAAGCGCGGTACAAGATTTGGCGCTTTGCTGAGAAACAAATGAGTAAATATCCATTTGGCTCAACTCAATATGTGACCGAGTTGTGTGTAGGACCCAAATATATGGGGAATATCTATGAATTAGCTGATTTTAAATCTGCCATTTTTGTTCCTTTTGAAGATACCGAGATGCCAATTCCAGTCGGCTATGATCGCTACTTAAAACAAGTCTTTGGCGAGTATATGGAGCTACCTCCAAAAGAAGACCAACAACCGCATCATGAGGCGGTTGTTCTTGACACAAAAACATCATACAAAAAAAGACATAATAAAAACGAGGAGAAATAA